A window from Mycobacterium saskatchewanense encodes these proteins:
- a CDS encoding carboxymuconolactone decarboxylase family protein: MRVRPLPTDEWDEAVERSLSGMLPPERRNPRDAGNLMSTLARHPKLARAFLGFGGYLLTSSTLPARVREQIILRVAHRRGCAYEWTHHVMIARQVGLSESEIADARSGESNDEFTRAIFAAVDELDEKSNMSDQTWTVLGGRLDERQRMDLVFTIAGYTALAMALNTFGVEVERDHKGE; encoded by the coding sequence ATGCGCGTGCGGCCGCTGCCCACGGATGAGTGGGACGAGGCTGTCGAGCGGTCGCTGTCCGGCATGCTGCCGCCGGAACGACGCAACCCCCGGGACGCCGGCAACCTCATGTCGACACTGGCGCGACACCCGAAGCTGGCCCGCGCGTTCTTGGGATTCGGCGGATACCTGCTGACCAGCTCTACGCTGCCCGCGCGCGTTCGCGAGCAGATCATCCTGCGGGTCGCTCACCGACGCGGCTGCGCCTACGAATGGACACACCACGTGATGATCGCCCGCCAAGTGGGGCTGTCGGAGTCCGAGATCGCCGACGCGCGATCCGGTGAGTCCAACGACGAGTTCACGCGCGCGATCTTCGCCGCGGTCGACGAGCTCGACGAAAAGTCCAACATGTCGGATCAGACGTGGACCGTCCTGGGCGGGCGGCTCGACGAGCGGCAGCGGATGGACCTGGTCTTCACCATCGCCGGCTACACCGCGCTGGCGATGGCGCTCAACACATTTGGCGTCGAGGTCGAGCGCGACCACAAAGGAGAGTAG
- a CDS encoding ferredoxin, whose product MKVSVDDQRCRGHGVCVTLCAEVFNLTEDGYAVAIASDVPTEFEAATLEAIQCCPEQAIVESR is encoded by the coding sequence ATGAAGGTGTCGGTCGACGATCAGCGCTGCCGCGGCCACGGCGTGTGCGTGACGCTGTGCGCTGAGGTGTTCAACCTGACCGAGGATGGTTATGCCGTCGCAATAGCGTCGGATGTGCCGACGGAGTTCGAAGCGGCCACTCTGGAGGCGATCCAATGCTGTCCCGAGCAGGCCATCGTCGAATCTCGGTGA
- a CDS encoding cytochrome P450, protein MVNQFTDMDFFRDPRLVEDPYPYYEALRQQCPVTRESHHGVTMVTGWDEACAVLNDADTFSSCISVTGPFPGFPVPIEGDDITQLIEDHRDELPFSDQLPTLDPPTHTNHRALLMRLITPKRLKENEDAMWVLADRVLDGFLPAGRGEFIKGFAGPFTLLVIADLLGVPEEDRDQFVRDIRQHSGGGVGGTGKEALAHNPLEFLYGTFADYIRDRRREPRDDVLTGLAGATFPDGTTPDVEDVARVACNVFSAGQETTVRLLGAALQILGERPDIQRQLRKDRSLIPNFIEEALRVESPVKGDFRLNRVPVSVGGVDLPAGTTVMILQAAANRDPRRFDEPATFDAARKNARQHLSFGRGIHSCPGAPLARAETRVALERLLDRTSDIRIDERVHGPSNDRSYQYVPTYILRGLTELHLEFTPA, encoded by the coding sequence ATGGTGAACCAGTTCACCGACATGGATTTTTTCCGGGACCCGCGGCTTGTCGAGGACCCGTATCCCTATTACGAGGCGCTCCGACAGCAGTGCCCGGTAACCCGGGAGAGCCACCACGGCGTCACCATGGTGACCGGGTGGGACGAGGCGTGCGCGGTGTTGAACGACGCCGACACCTTCTCCTCCTGCATTTCGGTCACCGGACCGTTCCCCGGCTTCCCGGTACCGATCGAGGGTGACGACATCACGCAGCTCATCGAGGACCATCGCGACGAGCTTCCGTTCAGTGACCAGTTGCCGACGCTCGACCCGCCGACGCACACCAATCACCGCGCCCTGCTGATGCGCTTGATCACCCCCAAGCGCCTCAAGGAAAACGAGGACGCGATGTGGGTGCTCGCCGACCGGGTGCTCGACGGTTTCCTGCCGGCTGGGCGGGGCGAATTCATCAAGGGGTTCGCCGGGCCGTTCACGTTGCTGGTGATCGCCGACCTGCTCGGCGTGCCCGAGGAGGATCGCGATCAATTCGTCAGGGACATCCGCCAGCACTCGGGTGGCGGCGTCGGGGGTACCGGCAAGGAAGCGTTGGCGCACAACCCGCTGGAATTCCTTTACGGGACCTTCGCCGACTACATCCGGGACCGCCGGCGCGAACCGCGCGACGACGTGCTCACCGGTCTGGCCGGCGCCACCTTCCCCGACGGCACGACGCCCGACGTCGAGGACGTGGCGCGAGTGGCGTGCAACGTGTTCTCGGCGGGTCAGGAAACCACCGTACGCCTGCTGGGCGCCGCTCTGCAGATCCTCGGTGAGCGCCCCGACATCCAGCGCCAACTGCGCAAGGATCGCAGCCTGATTCCCAACTTCATCGAAGAGGCACTGCGCGTCGAGAGCCCGGTCAAGGGCGACTTCCGCCTCAATCGGGTGCCGGTCAGCGTGGGTGGCGTCGACCTGCCCGCCGGCACCACCGTGATGATCCTGCAGGCGGCCGCCAACCGCGATCCGCGCCGGTTCGACGAACCCGCCACATTCGACGCGGCCCGCAAGAACGCGCGGCAGCATCTGTCCTTCGGACGGGGCATCCACAGCTGCCCCGGCGCACCGCTGGCGCGGGCCGAAACTCGGGTGGCGCTCGAGCGACTGCTCGACCGGACCTCGGACATTCGGATCGACGAGCGCGTCCACGGCCCGTCGAATGACCGCAGCTACCAATATGTTCCGACCTACATCCTGCGCGGCCTCACCGAGCTGCACCTGGAGTTCACGCCGGCATGA
- a CDS encoding NAD(P)-dependent oxidoreductase, producing MRVGFIGLGSQGAPMARRILEGGYPTTLWARRTATLEQFAGTTANFAASPSELAADSDLVCLCVVGDNDVEEITGGDDGLLLAMKPGGVIAVHSTVHPNTCRGLAKKAAAQRVSVIDAPVSGGGPAAAEGRLLVMVGGDADVVERCRPVFETYADPVVHLGELGTGQTTKLLNNLLFTANLATAATTLSLAEALGVDPDRLAQVVSRSSGNSFALNALGGVGGLQRLAGIAGGLLQKDVRLVVDLAEQGGANAGAVLDAADATLALMGHPR from the coding sequence GTGAGGGTCGGCTTCATCGGCCTGGGCAGCCAGGGCGCGCCGATGGCGCGGCGCATCCTCGAGGGCGGCTACCCGACCACGCTCTGGGCGCGCAGAACCGCGACCCTCGAGCAGTTCGCCGGCACCACCGCTAATTTCGCCGCGTCCCCGTCCGAGCTCGCCGCGGACAGCGACCTGGTCTGCCTCTGCGTTGTCGGTGACAATGACGTCGAGGAGATCACCGGCGGCGACGACGGCCTGCTCCTTGCGATGAAGCCGGGCGGTGTGATCGCGGTGCACAGCACGGTGCATCCGAACACCTGCCGTGGACTCGCAAAGAAGGCCGCCGCTCAGCGCGTTTCGGTGATCGACGCGCCCGTCAGTGGCGGCGGCCCGGCAGCGGCGGAGGGCCGCCTGCTGGTGATGGTCGGCGGCGACGCCGACGTCGTCGAACGCTGCCGTCCCGTCTTCGAAACCTACGCCGACCCGGTCGTTCACCTCGGCGAGCTCGGCACCGGACAAACCACCAAGTTGCTCAACAACCTGTTGTTCACGGCAAACCTGGCCACGGCGGCCACCACGCTGTCGCTCGCGGAGGCGCTCGGGGTCGATCCGGACCGGCTCGCCCAGGTCGTCTCCCGCAGCAGCGGAAACAGCTTCGCCCTCAATGCCCTCGGCGGCGTAGGAGGGTTGCAACGCCTCGCGGGCATCGCGGGAGGGCTCTTGCAAAAGGACGTGCGCCTGGTGGTCGACCTCGCCGAGCAGGGCGGCGCCAACGCCGGCGCCGTGCTGGACGCGGCCGACGCCACCCTGGCCCTGATGGGCCATCCCCGGTGA
- a CDS encoding thiolase family protein, producing MRETVIVEAVRTAVGKRNGGLAGMHAADLSAVVLNEVLERTGLDPEIVDDVIWGCVSQVGDQSSNIGRYAVLAAGWPESIPGTTVNRACGSSQQALDFAVQAVMSGQQDVVVAGGVEVMSRVPLGAARATGMPYGPKVLARYDDFSFNQGLSAEMIAKKWGFSRGRLDEYSVRSHELAAAAQDGRAFIDQIVPVFTDDGSVVAADEGVRRGSSVEKLAALKPAFVDGGVIHAGNSSQISDGAAALLVTTGEMAVNLGLTPIVRYRAGAVTGADPVLMLTGPIPATEKVLKKAGVALSEIGVFEVNEAFAPVPLAWMAETGADPRKVNPLGGAIALGHPLGASGAVLMTRMAHHMRDHGIRYGLQTMCEGGGTANATLVELVS from the coding sequence ATGCGTGAGACAGTCATCGTCGAGGCGGTGCGCACGGCGGTCGGAAAGCGAAACGGCGGCCTTGCGGGCATGCACGCCGCCGACCTGTCCGCGGTCGTTCTCAACGAAGTGCTGGAACGCACCGGACTCGATCCGGAGATCGTCGACGACGTCATCTGGGGATGCGTTTCGCAGGTCGGCGATCAGTCCAGCAACATCGGCCGGTACGCGGTCCTGGCCGCCGGCTGGCCGGAGAGCATCCCGGGCACCACGGTCAACCGCGCGTGCGGCTCCAGTCAGCAGGCGCTCGATTTTGCCGTCCAGGCGGTGATGTCGGGGCAGCAAGACGTGGTGGTGGCCGGCGGCGTCGAGGTGATGAGCCGCGTCCCGCTGGGTGCGGCCCGGGCAACCGGCATGCCCTACGGCCCGAAAGTGCTTGCCCGGTATGACGATTTCTCGTTCAATCAGGGTCTGTCGGCGGAGATGATCGCCAAGAAGTGGGGTTTTTCGCGCGGCCGGCTGGACGAGTACTCGGTGCGGTCCCACGAGCTGGCCGCCGCCGCCCAGGACGGCCGCGCCTTCATCGACCAGATCGTCCCGGTCTTCACCGACGACGGGTCCGTCGTGGCCGCCGACGAGGGCGTGCGGCGCGGCTCCAGCGTTGAAAAGCTCGCCGCCCTCAAGCCGGCGTTCGTCGACGGCGGGGTGATACATGCGGGCAATTCGTCCCAGATCTCCGACGGCGCCGCCGCGCTGCTGGTGACCACGGGGGAGATGGCCGTGAACCTGGGGCTGACGCCGATCGTGCGATACCGGGCCGGCGCTGTCACCGGCGCCGACCCGGTCCTCATGCTGACCGGTCCCATCCCCGCCACCGAGAAGGTGCTCAAGAAGGCCGGTGTGGCCCTGTCGGAGATCGGGGTCTTCGAGGTCAATGAGGCGTTTGCGCCGGTGCCGCTCGCGTGGATGGCCGAAACCGGCGCAGACCCGCGCAAGGTCAACCCGCTGGGTGGGGCCATCGCGCTCGGGCATCCGCTCGGCGCGTCCGGCGCGGTGCTGATGACCCGGATGGCGCACCACATGCGCGACCACGGGATCCGGTACGGGCTGCAGACGATGTGCGAAGGCGGCGGCACGGCCAACGCCACGCTGGTCGAGCTCGTGAGCTGA
- a CDS encoding alpha/beta hydrolase, protein MTPPAVRPRLVIVDGVPMSALVAEAERPKAVIMAIHGGGTTAIYFDCPGHPSLSLLRAGPAAGFTVVALDRPGYGSSAPYPEAMARPEQRVDLAYGAVERILGDRPRGAGLFVMGHSGGCELAMRMGADERGAHLLGMELAGTGRHYHPAAREILKTATRERRPAGLRELLWHPERLYPAEVLTGVTVSPTAPAYEDQMVSDWARSTFPALAPAVRVPVHFSIAEHEKVWQNDPSAVSAIEAMFSTAPSFTLHRQPDAGHNISLGHTAADYHAKVFSFADECVAAQASTVTPQSPSEPNVAVASNTADSEADSEAG, encoded by the coding sequence ATGACCCCGCCGGCCGTCCGACCCCGGCTGGTGATCGTCGACGGCGTGCCGATGTCGGCACTGGTCGCGGAAGCAGAGCGGCCCAAGGCCGTCATCATGGCCATTCACGGCGGGGGCACCACCGCAATCTATTTCGACTGCCCGGGCCATCCGTCGTTGTCCCTGCTGCGCGCCGGCCCGGCGGCCGGCTTCACCGTCGTGGCGCTCGACCGCCCCGGGTACGGTAGCTCGGCGCCCTACCCGGAAGCGATGGCCCGGCCCGAGCAGCGCGTCGACCTCGCCTATGGCGCGGTGGAACGCATCCTCGGCGACAGACCGCGCGGAGCCGGGTTGTTCGTGATGGGCCACTCCGGCGGCTGTGAGCTGGCGATGCGGATGGGCGCCGACGAGCGCGGCGCCCATCTGCTGGGAATGGAGCTGGCGGGGACCGGCCGGCACTACCACCCCGCCGCCCGAGAGATCCTGAAGACGGCGACCCGGGAGCGCCGCCCCGCTGGTCTGCGCGAGCTGTTGTGGCACCCGGAGCGGCTCTATCCGGCGGAGGTGCTCACCGGGGTCACCGTCTCCCCGACAGCCCCCGCCTACGAAGACCAGATGGTGTCGGATTGGGCCCGGAGCACGTTTCCTGCACTGGCGCCCGCCGTCCGCGTGCCCGTCCATTTCTCCATCGCCGAGCACGAAAAGGTCTGGCAGAACGACCCTTCGGCCGTTTCCGCGATCGAGGCGATGTTCTCCACGGCGCCCTCGTTCACCCTGCACAGGCAGCCGGACGCGGGACACAACATCAGCCTCGGCCACACCGCGGCGGACTATCACGCGAAGGTCTTCTCGTTCGCCGACGAATGCGTGGCCGCCCAGGCCTCGACCGTGACGCCACAGTCACCGTCGGAGCCGAACGTGGCGGTGGCGTCAAACACGGCGGACAGCGAAGCCGATTCGGAGGCAGGGTGA
- a CDS encoding amidohydrolase family protein, which yields MNKEEMILISVDDHTVEPPEMFKNHLSKKYIDDAPRLVHNSDGSDMWKFRDTVIPNVALNAVAGRPKEEYGLEPQGLDEIRPGCYNVDERIKDMNAGGILASICFPSFPGFAARLFATEDHDFSIALVQAYNDWHIDEWCGAYPARFIPMAIPVIWDAEACAAEVRRVAKKGVHALTFTENPAAMGYPSFHNEYWNPLWKALCDTNTVMNVHIGSSGRLAITAPDAPMDVMITLQPMNIVQAAADLLWSRPIKEYPDLKIALSEGGTGWIPYFLERADRTYEMHSTWTHQNFGGKLPSEVFREHFLTCFISDKVGVALRNMIGIDNICWEADYPHSDSMWPGAPEELWDVLSVNNVPDDEIKKMTYQNAMRWYSFDPFTHITPEQATVGALRKAAEGHDVSIRALSHHKDARSGSSFADFAANAKELTGNKD from the coding sequence ATGAACAAAGAAGAGATGATCCTAATCAGCGTTGACGACCACACCGTCGAGCCGCCCGAAATGTTCAAGAACCACCTGTCCAAGAAGTACATCGACGACGCGCCCCGGCTGGTGCACAACTCCGACGGCTCGGACATGTGGAAGTTCCGGGACACGGTGATCCCCAACGTGGCCCTCAACGCGGTGGCCGGCCGGCCGAAGGAGGAGTATGGGCTGGAACCGCAGGGTCTCGACGAAATCCGGCCGGGCTGCTACAACGTCGACGAACGTATCAAGGACATGAACGCCGGGGGCATCCTGGCCTCGATCTGCTTCCCGTCTTTTCCGGGCTTTGCCGCCCGGCTGTTTGCCACCGAGGATCACGATTTCTCGATAGCGCTGGTGCAGGCCTACAACGACTGGCATATCGACGAATGGTGCGGCGCGTACCCGGCGAGGTTCATCCCCATGGCGATACCGGTGATCTGGGACGCCGAGGCGTGTGCCGCCGAGGTGCGTCGGGTCGCGAAGAAGGGTGTGCACGCGCTGACGTTCACCGAGAACCCGGCGGCGATGGGCTACCCCAGCTTCCACAACGAATACTGGAATCCGTTGTGGAAAGCCTTGTGCGACACCAACACCGTGATGAACGTCCACATCGGATCCTCGGGCCGGCTGGCGATCACCGCGCCCGACGCGCCGATGGACGTGATGATCACGCTGCAGCCCATGAACATCGTCCAGGCGGCCGCGGACCTGCTATGGTCGCGGCCGATCAAGGAGTACCCCGACCTCAAGATCGCGCTGTCCGAGGGCGGCACCGGCTGGATCCCGTACTTCCTGGAGCGGGCCGACCGCACGTACGAGATGCATTCGACGTGGACACATCAGAACTTCGGCGGCAAGCTGCCCAGTGAGGTCTTCCGAGAGCACTTCCTGACCTGCTTCATCAGCGACAAGGTCGGAGTCGCGCTGCGCAACATGATCGGCATCGACAACATCTGCTGGGAGGCGGACTATCCGCACAGCGATTCGATGTGGCCGGGCGCGCCGGAGGAATTGTGGGACGTGCTCTCCGTCAACAACGTGCCGGACGACGAGATCAAGAAGATGACCTACCAGAACGCAATGCGCTGGTACTCGTTCGACCCGTTCACGCACATCACGCCTGAGCAGGCGACTGTCGGCGCGCTGCGCAAGGCGGCCGAGGGGCACGATGTCTCCATCCGGGCGCTCAGTCACCACAAGGACGCCAGGTCGGGATCGTCGTTCGCGGACTTCGCGGCCAACGCAAAGGAACTCACCGGCAACAAGGACTGA
- a CDS encoding TetR/AcrR family transcriptional regulator, whose protein sequence is MPDTRRYDTLLAKGEDRKQRILEVAQRLLARNGWRNTTLAQIAGEAGVTPAGLLHHFESKEQLLHAVLDARDIDDDLHADRSGDLIGEIAQVADRFTRAPELIGTFTVLLAENILPDAPLHDRMLARHRAATGIVADLIRRGQADGRYRTDIDPAIKAIEILAFVHGMETTWLLDPSIPLTDVFTQYAETVARDFAAPPTTT, encoded by the coding sequence GTGCCGGATACGCGGCGGTACGACACGTTGCTCGCCAAGGGCGAGGACCGCAAGCAGCGGATCCTCGAGGTCGCACAACGGCTCCTCGCCCGAAATGGCTGGCGCAATACCACGCTCGCCCAGATCGCCGGCGAGGCCGGGGTCACCCCCGCGGGTCTGCTGCATCACTTCGAATCGAAAGAGCAGCTGCTGCACGCGGTGCTCGACGCGCGCGACATCGACGACGACCTCCACGCCGACCGCTCCGGCGACCTGATCGGCGAGATCGCCCAGGTTGCCGATCGCTTCACCCGGGCACCGGAACTGATCGGCACCTTCACCGTGCTGCTCGCCGAAAACATCCTGCCCGACGCCCCCCTGCACGACCGCATGCTGGCCAGGCACCGGGCGGCGACGGGAATCGTCGCCGACCTCATCCGCCGCGGTCAGGCGGACGGCCGCTACCGCACCGACATAGACCCCGCCATCAAGGCAATCGAGATTCTCGCCTTCGTCCACGGAATGGAAACCACATGGTTGCTCGACCCTTCGATCCCGCTGACGGACGTGTTTACCCAGTACGCGGAGACAGTGGCACGGGACTTCGCGGCACCGCCGACGACGACATGA
- a CDS encoding ferredoxin, with protein sequence MKIDVDWDLCESNGVCMGIIPEVFQLGDDDMLAVLQPEVTAQNEAQVREAVRQCPRQAISLLE encoded by the coding sequence ATGAAAATCGATGTGGACTGGGATCTTTGCGAGAGCAACGGGGTGTGCATGGGCATCATTCCCGAGGTCTTTCAGCTCGGGGACGACGACATGCTGGCCGTGCTGCAACCGGAAGTCACTGCGCAGAATGAGGCGCAGGTGCGCGAGGCCGTGCGCCAATGCCCCCGGCAGGCGATCTCGCTCCTCGAGTAG
- a CDS encoding cytochrome P450 — MTTSKLVFDPFSVEFFNGAWDTYRRMQEEAPVYYNEEYDFYALTRHEDVAAGLKDFETYSSAYGIDLAMVRSGQQPPQSIIFMDPPDHRHMRSLLNKVFTPRAIESQRQMVIEKVDKYLSAADPNHFDAVQDLSGPFPVEVITTMLGVPDEHAQRIRHLIDESLTREPGQVEVGEKGMQANIETAMLYYDLVMQRRAEPRNDLFTKLIEAEIDCDNGEKRKLDDLEIAGFATLLGGAGAETVTKLVGNAPVVFGRNPDQWQKLLDDRSKIPAAVEELLRYEAPSQYQVRRSMRDVHLHGVTIPAGMPVFLINGAANRDPAAWTDPDKFDIDRDRTEAQNVGFGYGIHSCLGAALARMESAIALDRLLDFMPRFEVDWAGCERVHMQNVAGWKHVPVRVLR, encoded by the coding sequence ATGACCACATCGAAGTTGGTCTTCGATCCGTTCTCCGTGGAATTCTTCAACGGTGCCTGGGATACGTATCGGCGGATGCAAGAGGAGGCGCCGGTCTATTACAACGAGGAGTACGACTTCTACGCGCTGACTCGTCACGAGGATGTTGCCGCAGGGCTGAAGGACTTCGAGACGTACTCGTCGGCCTACGGCATCGACCTGGCAATGGTGCGATCCGGACAGCAACCGCCCCAGTCGATCATCTTCATGGATCCCCCCGACCACCGACACATGCGAAGCCTGCTCAACAAGGTGTTCACCCCCCGCGCCATCGAATCCCAGCGGCAGATGGTGATCGAGAAAGTCGACAAGTACCTCAGCGCGGCGGACCCCAACCATTTCGACGCGGTACAAGATCTCTCCGGCCCGTTCCCGGTCGAGGTGATCACGACGATGCTGGGCGTGCCGGACGAGCACGCGCAGAGAATCCGCCACCTGATCGACGAGTCGCTGACTCGCGAGCCCGGCCAGGTCGAGGTTGGCGAGAAGGGCATGCAGGCCAACATCGAAACCGCGATGCTGTACTACGACCTGGTCATGCAACGCCGCGCCGAGCCGCGCAACGACCTGTTCACCAAGCTGATCGAGGCGGAGATCGACTGTGACAACGGCGAGAAAAGGAAACTCGACGACCTCGAGATTGCCGGCTTCGCAACGCTCTTGGGCGGGGCGGGGGCCGAGACGGTCACCAAGCTCGTTGGCAATGCGCCGGTGGTGTTCGGCCGAAATCCCGACCAGTGGCAGAAACTTCTCGACGACCGTAGCAAGATCCCGGCCGCGGTCGAGGAGTTGTTGCGCTACGAGGCACCCTCGCAGTATCAGGTCCGCCGCTCGATGCGCGACGTCCACCTGCATGGCGTCACCATCCCGGCTGGGATGCCGGTGTTCCTGATCAATGGCGCGGCCAACCGTGACCCCGCGGCGTGGACCGACCCGGATAAGTTCGACATCGACCGCGACCGGACGGAAGCCCAGAACGTGGGGTTTGGTTACGGGATTCACAGCTGCCTGGGTGCGGCGCTGGCCCGCATGGAGAGCGCGATCGCGTTGGACAGGCTGCTTGACTTCATGCCCCGTTTCGAGGTGGACTGGGCCGGCTGCGAACGCGTCCACATGCAGAATGTGGCCGGCTGGAAGCACGTACCGGTGAGGGTGTTGCGATGA
- a CDS encoding acyl-CoA dehydrogenase family protein translates to MNFELTDDQELIRRSVAELARKFDDHYWMEKDQAHEFPAEFYQAIAEGGWLGMTIPTEYGGHGLGITEATVLLEEVAKSGGGMNAASSIHLSIFGMQPVVVHGSEELKARTLPRVATGEVHVCFGVTEPGAGLDTSRITTFAKRHGDRYVVNGRKVWISKALESEKILLLTRTQSYEEVAKKTDGMTLFLTDLDRRRVDIRPIRKMGRNAVSSNELFIDNLEVPVADRVGEEGKGFQYILDGLNPERMLIAAEALGIGRVSLDKAVKYAVDREVFGRPIGMNQGIQFPLADSLARLDAAELMLRKATWLYDNGKPCGREANTAKYLCADAGFTAADRALQTHGGMGYAEEYHVARYFREARLMKIAPISQEMILNFLASHALKLPRSY, encoded by the coding sequence ATGAACTTCGAGCTGACCGACGACCAGGAGCTGATCCGCCGGTCCGTCGCGGAGCTGGCCCGGAAATTCGACGACCACTACTGGATGGAAAAAGACCAGGCGCACGAATTTCCGGCCGAGTTCTATCAGGCCATCGCCGAGGGCGGATGGCTGGGCATGACGATTCCGACCGAATACGGGGGCCACGGGCTCGGGATTACCGAGGCCACGGTCTTGCTCGAAGAGGTCGCGAAGTCCGGCGGCGGCATGAACGCGGCCAGTTCGATCCACCTTTCGATCTTCGGCATGCAACCGGTGGTGGTACACGGATCCGAGGAGCTCAAGGCCCGCACGCTTCCCCGAGTCGCGACCGGTGAGGTGCACGTCTGCTTCGGCGTCACCGAGCCCGGCGCCGGTCTCGACACGTCGCGCATCACCACCTTCGCCAAACGGCACGGCGACCGGTATGTCGTCAACGGCCGCAAGGTCTGGATCTCCAAAGCCCTGGAATCCGAGAAAATCCTGTTGCTGACGCGGACCCAAAGCTACGAAGAGGTTGCCAAGAAGACCGACGGGATGACGCTGTTCCTCACCGACCTCGACCGCAGGCGCGTCGACATCCGTCCCATCCGCAAGATGGGCCGCAACGCCGTCAGTTCCAACGAGTTGTTCATCGACAACCTGGAGGTGCCGGTCGCGGACCGAGTTGGCGAGGAGGGCAAAGGTTTTCAGTACATCTTGGATGGCCTGAACCCAGAGCGCATGTTGATCGCCGCCGAGGCGCTCGGGATAGGCAGAGTGTCGCTGGACAAGGCGGTCAAGTACGCCGTCGACCGCGAGGTGTTCGGCCGGCCCATCGGCATGAACCAGGGCATCCAGTTCCCGTTGGCGGATTCGCTGGCCCGCCTCGACGCCGCCGAACTCATGCTGCGCAAGGCCACCTGGTTGTACGACAACGGCAAACCCTGTGGGCGGGAGGCGAATACAGCCAAGTACCTGTGCGCCGACGCCGGCTTCACCGCGGCGGACCGGGCGCTACAGACGCACGGCGGGATGGGGTACGCGGAGGAGTATCACGTCGCGCGTTACTTCCGTGAGGCGCGGCTGATGAAGATCGCGCCGATCAGTCAGGAAATGATCCTCAACTTCCTGGCCTCCCATGCCCTGAAGCTGCCGAGGAGCTACTGA
- a CDS encoding DUF1330 domain-containing protein — translation MAEGPKGYVILTEAIKDPEGMKAYGRAAGAAMGGVNILSVDTNPTVLEGVWHGDQTVVLEFESVDAARAWYESEAYQEAARLRQAAADCNAVILSGFEMPSATG, via the coding sequence GTGGCTGAGGGGCCGAAAGGATATGTCATCCTCACTGAGGCCATCAAGGACCCCGAGGGGATGAAGGCTTATGGCCGTGCGGCGGGAGCCGCCATGGGCGGAGTCAATATCCTTTCGGTGGACACCAACCCCACAGTGCTCGAGGGTGTCTGGCACGGCGACCAAACCGTGGTGCTCGAGTTCGAATCGGTGGACGCCGCCCGCGCATGGTACGAATCTGAGGCGTACCAAGAGGCGGCCCGATTACGCCAGGCTGCAGCCGACTGCAACGCGGTCATCCTGAGCGGTTTCGAAATGCCTTCGGCCACTGGTTGA